Proteins encoded together in one Vitis vinifera cultivar Pinot Noir 40024 chromosome 4, ASM3070453v1 window:
- the LOC100245636 gene encoding glycosyltransferase family protein 64 C3, translated as MRTVFAVVFFFVYAHLGTLSLRTLSDDPCDSTKLPDPRKLRSDQITVLMNGYSESRIPLLRSIAATYAASPPVAAVVILWGNPSTPTRTLAELSHNFTIAYTGAAPISLVRQASDSLNARFLPRPFITTRGVIICDDDVEVDPKSIEFAFRVWAANPHRLIGLFARAHDLDLSRREWIYTVHPDKYSIVLTKFMVLKTEYLYKYSCEGGARMMEARKAVDMAQNCEDILMNFVVAEEGNAGPMLVGAEKVRDWGDGRNDEGLGLKEREVGLSSRRGEHRKRRGGCIGDFHRILRRMPLRYGYGKVVNSIAEEGLCMKDGKLVFCDQWP; from the coding sequence ATGAGAACCGTTTTCGCCGTCGTTTTCTTCTTTGTCTATGCACATCTCGGAACTCTGAGTCTGCGTACACTCTCCGACGACCCATGCGACAGTACCAAGCTTCCGGACCCGCGAAAGCTCCGATCGGATCAGATTACGGTTCTGATGAACGGCTATTCCGAGTCCCGCATCCCTCTCCTCCGCTCGATTGCTGCCACGTACGCCGCGTCCCCTCCAGTAGCGGCGGTGGTCATCCTCTGGGGAAACCCCTCCACTCCAACGCGAACCCTCGCGGAACTCTCCCACAACTTCACGATCGCCTACACCGGCGCGGCACCGATCTCTCTGGTCCGCCAGGCATCGGACAGCCTCAACGCGAGGTTCCTCCCGCGTCCGTTCATCACGACACGTGGGGTGATCATATGCGACGACGACGTGGAGGTGGACCCCAAGTCTATCGAGTTCGCGTTCCGAGTCTGGGCCGCGAACCCCCACCGCCTGATCGGGCTGTTCGCGAGAGCACACGATCTGGACTTGTCGAGGCGGGAGTGGATCTACACCGTCCATCCGGACAAGTACTCGATCGTGTTGACCAAGTTCATGGTCCTGAAAACCGAGTATTTGTACAAGTACAGTTGCGAAGGTGGGGCCAGGATGATGGAAGCGAGGAAGGCCGTTGATATGGCGCAAAACTGTGAGGACATACTGATGAATTTTGTGGTGGCGGAGGAAGGTAATGCGGGGCCCATGCTGGTGGGAGCGGAGAAGGTGAGAGACTGGGGAGACGGGAGGAATGATGAAGGGCTGGGATTGAAGGAGAGGGAGGTGGGGTTGAGTAGTAGGAGAGGGGAACACAGGAAGAGGAGAGGGGGGTGCATAGGGGATTTTCATAGGATTTTGAGAAGAATGCCATTAAGGTATGGTTATGGGAAGGTGGTTAATTCCATTGCTGAGGAAGGTTTGTGTATGAAAGATGGGAAGCTAGTGTTCTGTGATCAATGGCCATAG
- the LOC132253618 gene encoding protein SMALL AUXIN UP-REGULATED RNA 51-like, which translates to MDSKKSNKITEIVRLQQILKKWRKLANTSKSSGNSSSIKNSNNNNSNKGKLLRRTLSLSEKSDVVPKGYLAVCVGEELKRFVIPTKYLSHQAFIILLREAEEEFGFQQAGVLQIPCEVSAFENILKVVEKKDFRFLGEDAIGCCSSESQLNQSYHPQSPMCT; encoded by the coding sequence ATGGATTCCAAGAAGTCTAACAAGATCACTGAGATTGTCAGGCTTCAACAGATCctcaaaaaatggagaaaactTGCAAATACATCAAAGAGCAGTGGCAATAGCAGCAGCATAAAGAACAGCAACAATAACAACAGCAATAAGGGCAAACTTCTAAGGAGAACACTCTCCCTGTCGGAGAAATCAGATGTTGTCCCTAAAGGGTACCTGGCAGTTTGTGTTGGAGAAGAGCTTAAGAGATTTGTGATCCCAACCAAGTATTTGAGCCATCAAGCATTCATCATCCTACTCAGAGAAGCAGAAGAGGAATTTGGGTTTCAACAAGCAGGAGTTTTGCAGATTCCTTGTGAAGTTTCTGCATTTGAGAACATCTTGAAGGTGGTTGAGAAGAAGGATTTCAGGTTTCTCGGAGAAGATGCTATAGGATGCTGCTCATCAGAAAGCCAGCTAAACCAATCTTACCATCCACAAAGTCCTATGTGCACATGA
- the LOC100249288 gene encoding uncharacterized protein LOC100249288 isoform X2, whose protein sequence is MAMPIATAKFSFLPMLPSSSSSTMGMRFLKPPHCAPLQQIQEQIDVGIMCEPCNGKGWLLCDFCKGQKTNVKAENNRIYRRCPSCRATYHLAADWIRPVFKVQSF, encoded by the exons ATGGCGATGCCTATTGCCACTGCAAAGTTTAGTTTTTTACCGATGCtgccatcatcatcatcatcgacAATGGGAATGCGTTTTTTGAAGCCACCGCACTGTGCACCACTTCAGCAGATCCAAGAACAG ATTGATGTAGGGATTATGTGCGAACCATGCAACGGCAAAGGATGGTTGCTTTGTGATTTTTGTAAAGGACAGAAAACCAATGTGAAAGCCGAAAACAATAGGATCTATCGGCGCTGTCCGTCTTGTAGAGCT ACCTATCACTTGGCTGCAGATTGGATACGTCCTGTGTTCAAAGTGCAAAGTTTTTAA
- the LOC100249288 gene encoding uncharacterized protein LOC100249288 isoform X1 — protein MAMPIATAKFSFLPMLPSSSSSTMGMRFLKPPHCAPLQQIQEQIDVGIMCEPCNGKGWLLCDFCKGQKTNVKAENNRIYRRCPSCRAIGYVLCSKCKVFKCVTFPNYDDGEELNF, from the exons ATGGCGATGCCTATTGCCACTGCAAAGTTTAGTTTTTTACCGATGCtgccatcatcatcatcatcgacAATGGGAATGCGTTTTTTGAAGCCACCGCACTGTGCACCACTTCAGCAGATCCAAGAACAG ATTGATGTAGGGATTATGTGCGAACCATGCAACGGCAAAGGATGGTTGCTTTGTGATTTTTGTAAAGGACAGAAAACCAATGTGAAAGCCGAAAACAATAGGATCTATCGGCGCTGTCCGTCTTGTAGAGCT ATTGGATACGTCCTGTGTTCAAAGTGCAAAGTTTTTAAATGTGTAACCTTTCCAAATTATGATGACGGTGAAGAGCTGAATTTTTGA